The sequence below is a genomic window from Humulus lupulus chromosome 3, drHumLupu1.1, whole genome shotgun sequence.
GTAGTCATAATATTGTGCCGACAACCTGTAAAGTGAGATCTCACCCATTTACTAAGTGTCAGATTTGATTCTTCAAGATACTTCACTGCTACGGGATATCTATTCTTTAATTCATCATAGAGTTTGTTGAAGTCAGAAACTTTATAGGCATTGGCAGTTTCTTCGAATAATTTTATGACACCTTTAACTCTGACACGTGCTTTAATATTCTGAGACAGATGCCACCTACAATGCTCATGTTGTGACTTCCTATAAATATTTGACACCCAATTGATGATGCTTTGCTTTCTATCTGAAATAAAGACTAAATCACTATCATCTGGTATAAGTTCTTGTAACTTTGTAAGGAACCATGACCACGAAGCATCATTCTCTGAATCAACCACAACCCAAGCAATAGGATATTGATGAAAATTACCATCTTGTGTTGTTGCAATGAGCATTATACCTTTGTACTTGGTCTTCAACCAAGTCCCATCCACCGCAATAACCTTTCTCATGCAATGAAATCCTTTGATGCATGCTCCATATGCTAGgaaaatatatttgaatttagaATCTTCATCCACCTCCAAATGCATGATAGTACCTGGATTCATCTTTCGAACCATGTATAAGTAAGCTGGAagattttgaaaacttaattcaagTGAACCTTTAAGAGGGTTGTTCGCAATTTTTCCCCCTTCCAAGCTTTCCAATATATTATTGGCATGTGATTGTTCTGCATAATCGTCATTATTGCTTTTGGCTTCAGTGTCTCTTTTTGACCATCGAAACTTGACCTCATGACATTTGCAACTACTGCAGCACTTGCTTGACGATGCTTTCTTTTTCGGCTAATAAGGGAACAAGTGTGAGTGTTACAATAAGTTCGTATTGAGAAATGCTCTGAGTTGGTAACTTTTGCTGCACACACTGCCCAATTGTATGACTTGTCAATGCATTTTGTCACATATAATGacttggtagatttattaatttccATCTCAAAGCAAGCCTTTATTGCAACATCGTTCAACTTAGTTTTTACCTCATCTTTGTTCTTGAATTCTTGACCAATTGCCAAATCTGACCCATCTGGGAAACTAAATGTGTCTTCACTAGGGACTTGATTTTGTTCATCGTGGTGCAACGAATCATAGTAGTTGAGTGGGTTAATGTGATTTGGAGTTGGAGATGATGATGTTGTCCTTTTGTTAAGAAGGTCCACAGGTTCACAACCTAGATTAACATCACTTTCGCCTGGTGCAAAAGCAGCATCACaaatattattttcaaagtaGAATTCACGGTCAAAGTAATCATCTACTAAACTTTGTTCATTTTCTTTCATGTCGCGTTCAACTTCCATGTCACATATATCTTTTCTCTTAATGAGCTCCACACGTAGTGAAACTCTACGATTGTTCTCTCCACAATCCAAAAGATAAGCTACAAGACATTCATCCCCTCGTAAATTGAGTGGTGGCATATTTTCTTCCACAATGATAGGTAAGCAACTTATTTTCAATTCGTTATCATTTTGATTCACCCCAATCTTCTTATACAATTTCTCCAATAGCACCTCAAAAGTAATATTGGAGTCATCAACAATGATAGATATAACTTCCTTATTCCTTGGTGACCATTCATACAACCCTTGCTCATCCTTCCATTCCCCATCATATTGAGCATAGATTACTACTCGAGTCATTCCTGTAACGAgaatagatgattaacattataaaatatatttgatgttaaaattataattaataagtttaaaattaaaaatatgaatcTCAATCAAGTCTAGTTAGGCTCTACTAGTATCTCAACCTACTATAGTTGAGCAACAATTGAGATCTACTATTATCTCAACCAGTTATAGTTGAGCTCTACTAGTATCTCAACCAAATATAGTTGAGCAACAGTTGAACTCTACTACTAGAATTAACATATAGATTGaatttaatcttttttttttttacatagaaTGTAATCTCTCTTTTTGACAAAAATGTTAATGGAACAATTTTATAGATTACAAATATAAATCTCAACCAAGTTCAATTGAGCTCTACTAGTATCTCAACCAACTACAGTAAAACAACAGTTGAGCTTTACCATTATCTCGAACATCTCTACCTAGTTGAGCTCAATTGTACCAAGGCAAGAACTAAGCAATATCATCTTTTTCATGGGTTTCACTTTGCAAAATCACTATTTTTAACTCAGAACCCACAAAATGGTAATGATATGGGTAGCATTAtactttaattattatttttaccaCATATTTATGAAGAAACAAACCTGTAAGCAAACAAAATGCAAATATTTAGTTCTAACGTTCAAACAAAAAAAGATTCGGGATTTAAAATACTAATATCGACCAAGTCCAGTTAACCTCAATTACTATCTTAACCAGCAATAATTGAGCAACAGTCGAGATTTATGTATCATCTTCTTCGCGAGTTTCATTTCGAAAAACGTCATTTTCAACTCAAAAACCACAAAATGGTTATAATATGACTAACAAGGtacttttattgttatttttaccacatatatatatatatatgaaaaataaaCATCTAAGCAACCAAAATAAAATTTTCTTTGTTTTCACATTcaaatcaaaaattaaaaaaaattagggtttctTGTTTACTTACCTTAAtgtaattacttttttttttccaacaatgTCACTGAAATTAGGATGTAAGTGTGTCACAAAATAATCTTTCTATATATTTTGAGAGATTTGATGGGATTTGAAgagattttgaagaaaaaaatagtgGATGGAGGAATGATGGGGAGttgagcatatatatatatatatattttttttccaaatctgattttttattatttgaattaaaaacaaatataaaaataaaatgacaTTATTAGAATATAAAAGTTTCATTAAAGGAGAAGGTTAGTGTagctaaattttgaaaaatgaagGTTACATAgctaacataattttttttttaaggttaTTTAGCTAAAAATCCCTTGATTATCCATACTCTAAGGATTTGCTCGTGCATATTGAGGGCCCAAATTATTATCCTTGTGGCATATTAAAGTTGTTTTAGTGGTACATTAATGATTTAtcttaaaaactaaaataatcattcaaactaTTAATGTtagtatatcaataatatataaatgatttgcttcctcttttttccctttaaatctCACAAGTAAATGATGCCAATACAAAGAAAAAATCTCAAAACACATTAGTAACTAATATTTCACCTGGGcaaaattaatcataataaaTTCTTTATTAGAGTACATAATTTACTCCAAAAAACTAACCCTAGAAAAGAAGCTGAGCTTAGCTCGGATCCAACACACTAAAACTATGAATCCAATGGGTATAAAGCAGCACTCAATCCTCAAAATCTCCAGCATTCTCCAATAGGTAATTTGCTGCCAACTCCTCATTACGATCACACGCCAAATATGCTTCAATGACTAATGCTCTGTCAAATCCCATTGCCTCGAGCTACACAGAAAAACATCAGCAGTAAAATCTTGTTGAGTTGCCAGGTTAATGTGTTGCGAAAAAACAAGAGAGTATTTTAATTCACAAAAATTAAGCTTACCCGTTCGATAGCCTCCTGTTCAGCTGGGGTGACATTGATGGCATGAGGCATGTCTTGCTCAGGCTGATCAAACATGTCACTGGAAGAAaccaaaaaatttgagtggagtCCACGTCTTTCTATTTAAATTTTCAGTCTCATCTTACATTAATGTGACGAGAAAGCAGAACAGAAAACTTACAAAGATGCACCAAACAAGACTAAAACAATAAAACAGAAGGCATCCGAACTAATCCCATTAGCTCACCCTTCTGCTTTGAAGTTAGGTTCAGAATTTCTATGAAACCAAGTGAATTGTAAATGAGTTTTCTGTCCTACTGTTACACATGCCCACTTAACAAAAGTATCTTATGAATAATTAAGTATGGATTGGTGTGATGTGGTCTTTTTGTAACAATGAGTAAATAGAGCTCGAGTGATTATCCAATATAGATGAACTCTTATGACATAGAGAAACATCCGGAAAGAGGTCTGGTCCTATTTATTGTGGGAGCTATTTGTTTTGATAGGCTTAGGTATGTTTGTCCAAGGTGACATCCTCAATATTGAACTCATGACCTTGTCTTAAGAGCTTAAATGAACCAATCCTGGTACCGCTTCTCAAGGTGGTCATGTACCATGCCAAAAATTGCAGTGCCCAAAGCGTAGCAAGACAAATAGAACCCATCCTTATAAATCACTAATCTAATAAAATCTGAGATATTTCAGATTTCTTTAAAAAATTCTACCGGCCTGAACTtctcaaaattcaaatacaaaaaTAATGACAAAGCACTCACCCTTCAGAGCCCTCGAGAGGTTCATTTATTAGCTGAAGAAACTCTGCATCGTGCTCCTGTATTAATCTCAAAAGCTGGGGGTTTTGTTTTCCAAGCTCCTGAAGCATGGGCTGTAAGAGTAGAAGCAGCAAAACTTAGAAAATATAGAAACCAATTAAGAGTATAAATGTAACAAAAGATTACAGACCTGTAAAATTTGTGGATTTGATTGCACCATTGATCGTAAAGTCTGAAACTGAAATttagaaaagaaacaaaaaaattcaGTTACCAGAAATTTAGAAGAAAAGAAACCAACAAAATATCAGTCGCCAGATCTCCAACAACACCTTAGGTGGAACGTAAGACAGTACATGACATTGGTCAAGTAGAAATGATAGAATCTATGCTAGACGTAAACCATTACTTCTAAACACAGTAGAAAAAAATAGATGAAAGATTTATTTGATAAAACAAATTTTGCCCCAATGGTCAACTGATCATTTGATATTACATATAAATATGAACTGTCCAGAGGAAGTCGCCTAAAGCTTATTGAACATGTTCGACTACTCTGTTACACATGTTATCAGTTTTCTCATAGAAATGATCTTTCAATATTCCATTATTCTTTTCTCATgtgattttatttttctttttcttttatgctCGGAATAATAATGAACATAACTTcctatcattatttttttttaaaaaaacctcAAACCTATTACTTAATAAAGTTGAGGCTATACCCTAACTACCCAGCACAAAACGCCTTCAGCAAAGTGCACTCAAACAAACCATTCTTTAAGACATCACTAACCTGTGTGGCTCAGAAACAGTGAAGCATACAGACCAGTGGTCGACAAAGTGACTCTATTTGCGATTTTTTCAAATAGTGAATACAATAAGATGAAATTGAGAACTACATCATGACAAAGCTGGGCTTGTATATCATGACAAGGCTGGGCTTGTTCCAGAAAGCCCTTGAATATAATTTATCCAGAATCAAGCCAATTGTAAGCTTTTGCTAGGGGTAAACAGTTGTGAAAGCCCATAATATGGTAGAAAGTGTAAACAAGTTCAACCATTTAGATGGAATGACTTAACAAAAAGCAGTGAAAAATTATTTTACTTGAATCCCACCTGTGGATTGTTCCTAAGGAAATCAAGAGATCCAAGTGCTCCACCACCATCACCAGCAAGTGTTTCCTGAAGAAAGCCAGTTTATTTGAATGTACACACAATAGAGAGACTGCAAGAAAGGTCCTTCAATATCAGAAATCTTACCTGTGGAAACATATTCAAGGGAGCTGAGTTAGGAGCACCAGATACTGGAGCAGTGGCTCCACCAGTTTCAGTTGCCTGACTTGCAGGGAAATGAGCCACTGGAACTGCAACTTCTGTTGCTTCTGGAATACCCTGAAGAGAAAACATCAATAGTTAAAACAAGACAAAAACAGCATCAGCAGATTCGGTGAATTTAAACCTACAGAGTACAAATAGTCGACTGCACGCTCTGGATTGTTATAGGCTGCTCGAAGTGCTCGCGTAACGGTTTCTCTGTCCCAGTTTCCACCACCCATATCCATTAATTGTTGGACAGTTTGCTCAAGATTACTACCAGCAACCAAATTTGAAGCAGCCTGGCCATAGGTATCAGCAGTAGCACTGCAAGAAAAGTATTTATAGTACCATCATTTACTACAAATTATACTTAAACAAATTGCAAAGAAAGGGAAAATAAAATCGAAATTTCCTAGGTCTTGACACGACAATGTAGCCATCTCCTTAGCCAAAATTATTTACAATACACCCCATTTGACCATGAAATCTTTTTTGTGGCTAACATTAACTCCTATGAACCAACTAAATGTCACAACTAAAATTCATTTAGCAAACAATTTTTTTTCTGCATAAGAAAAAGTAGCGATGAATAATAGTTATAAGTTTCCAATAATTTGTTCTTTTATGACCTCATAACCCAatctaattttctaaaaatataaacCAGTGGTAAACAAATCTCTTAGGGAACAATACAAATGCCTATTTTGCAATATTAGCTCAACCCTACACAGGCACTACCAGTACACCACTTCAATAGATCCAAAAGTCTAGGTCGCAGTAAACCATTGAGCTTCCTATCCCAAAAAAGCTCAAACCTACACAGGCACTGCCAGTGCACCACTTCAATAGATCCAAAAGTCTAGGTCGCAGTAAACCATTGAGCTTCCTATCCCAAAAAAGCTATAAGGTAACAGGTCATGCAAATTAGTCAAATATACCCAGGACAGGACCCCCAATACTAATATAAATACCTAAATAAAGGCTCAAACATATCTAGTTTTATCAATGAATCACATATATAAATCACTACCATACCCATTGACTGCTAAAATCATACATTAAAAGTTAATTTGCATATGCATTTCACCTATCTAATGATAAATCAGCACCATACCAATAGCAAAAAAAAAGGTTATATATACATACTATTCTTTCTAAATTAAATTAGTAAAAACCTAATATTTTAATACAA
It includes:
- the LOC133824027 gene encoding ubiquitin receptor RAD23b-like isoform X2 encodes the protein MKLTVKTLKGSHFEIKVQPTDTVMAVKKNIEDIQGKDNYPCGQQLLIHNGKVLKDETTLTGNKVTEDGFLVVMLSKSKTLGSAGAASSTQPASTNPSATAPTSNSPAPTPAPAPAPVPAPAPAASPVPAEALVQAPATADTYGQAASNLVAGSNLEQTVQQLMDMGGGNWDRETVTRALRAAYNNPERAVDYLYSGIPEATEVAVPVAHFPASQATETGGATAPVSGAPNSAPLNMFPQETLAGDGGGALGSLDFLRNNPQFQTLRSMVQSNPQILQPMLQELGKQNPQLLRLIQEHDAEFLQLINEPLEGSEGDMFDQPEQDMPHAINVTPAEQEAIERLEAMGFDRALVIEAYLACDRNEELAANYLLENAGDFED
- the LOC133824027 gene encoding ubiquitin receptor RAD23b-like isoform X1, which encodes MKLTVKTLKGSHFEIKVQPTDTVMAVKKNIEDIQGKDNYPCGQQLLIHNGKVLKDETTLTGNKVTEDGFLVVMLSKSKTLGSAGAASSTQPASTNPSATAPTSNSPAPTPAPAPAPVPAPAPAASPVPAEALVQAPSVATADTYGQAASNLVAGSNLEQTVQQLMDMGGGNWDRETVTRALRAAYNNPERAVDYLYSGIPEATEVAVPVAHFPASQATETGGATAPVSGAPNSAPLNMFPQETLAGDGGGALGSLDFLRNNPQFQTLRSMVQSNPQILQPMLQELGKQNPQLLRLIQEHDAEFLQLINEPLEGSEGDMFDQPEQDMPHAINVTPAEQEAIERLEAMGFDRALVIEAYLACDRNEELAANYLLENAGDFED